From one Streptomyces chromofuscus genomic stretch:
- a CDS encoding septum formation family protein, whose product MATRAPRRPVRRISAVVALLAIGAVGCSEVSDAVDGAKDSAKKAARQRSVFSLNIGDCYNPNSKGEGEEVLVEIVPCAEAHTAQVVGEFTIDEEKAYPGDDAVSTVADERCPAEAEKSAPDTWALPKGVALFYYTPTKESWATGDRAVSCTYTKESGKFTGSLDAKSLKPEQTAYLKGANAVYDALWSNQSEEDYVEDDLEGYKAQAKAVAAALDAHLEGLNGIQGTEVGKLREQLTKTAEEWKTAANAADADAFYIAYDPAFTGIDPNKTVAARKELGLATTVPADEAEVWAS is encoded by the coding sequence ATGGCAACTCGTGCCCCACGCCGTCCGGTTCGCCGCATATCTGCCGTCGTCGCCCTGCTCGCGATCGGCGCGGTGGGGTGCTCGGAAGTCTCGGACGCCGTGGACGGCGCCAAGGACAGCGCGAAGAAGGCGGCCCGCCAGCGCTCGGTGTTCTCGCTGAACATCGGTGACTGCTACAACCCGAACAGCAAGGGCGAGGGCGAGGAGGTCCTCGTCGAGATCGTGCCCTGCGCCGAGGCGCACACGGCGCAGGTCGTCGGCGAATTCACGATCGACGAGGAGAAGGCGTACCCCGGCGACGACGCGGTCTCGACCGTCGCCGACGAGCGATGCCCGGCCGAGGCGGAGAAGTCCGCCCCGGACACCTGGGCGCTCCCCAAGGGGGTCGCCCTGTTCTACTACACCCCGACCAAGGAGAGCTGGGCGACGGGTGACCGCGCCGTGAGCTGCACCTACACCAAGGAGTCGGGCAAGTTCACCGGCTCACTGGACGCGAAGTCACTGAAGCCCGAGCAGACCGCGTACCTGAAGGGTGCGAACGCCGTCTACGACGCTCTGTGGTCGAACCAGTCCGAGGAGGATTACGTCGAGGACGACCTGGAGGGCTACAAGGCACAGGCCAAGGCCGTCGCGGCGGCCCTGGACGCACACCTCGAGGGCCTGAACGGCATCCAGGGCACGGAGGTCGGCAAGCTGCGCGAGCAGCTGACGAAGACCGCCGAAGAGTGGAAGACAGCCGCGAACGCGGCGGACGCCGACGCCTTCTACATCGCCTACGACCCGGCCTTCACCGGCATCGACCCGAACAAGACGGTCGCCGCCCGCAAGGAACTGGGCCTGGCCACCACCGTCCCGGCCGACGAGGCCGAGGTCTGGGCGAGCTGA